The Lutibacter profundi region AAGTTTGCAATTAAAACGTCAACAATAGCACGTGGTATAGCAGTTGGTGATGAACTTGAATATGCTGATGAAATTACGTTAGGAAGAAGTATTGTAAATAGAATTCCGTTTGAAAAATCTATATAGTTTATGGATTTATCTGTAATTATTGTAAACTATAACGTTCAATATTTTTTGGAGCAATGCTTATTAAGTGTTCAGGCAGCTTCTACAAATTTAGATGTTGAAATTATAGTAGTTGATAATAATTCAACAGATGAAAGCTGTAAATTAGTATCTGAAAAATTTGCAAAAGTTCACCTTATTAAAAATAAAATAAATTTAGGATTTTCTAAGGCAAACAACCAAGGCGTTGAAATAGCAGAGGGCGAATTTATTTTAATTTTGAATCCTGATACTGTGGTAGCAGAAGATACTTTTACACAAATTTTAAGCTTTGCAAAAACAAAACAAAACTTAGGAATTTTAGGTGTTAAATTAATTGATGGATCAGGGAGTTTTTTGCCAGAAAGTAAACGAGGCATACCAACTCCAAGAGTTGCGTTTAACAAACTTTTTGGCATTTCGAGTAAACAAACAGGGAAATACTATGCAACACATTTAAATGAAGATGAAACTGGAGTTGTTGATATTTTGGTTGGTGCATTTATGCTGTTAAAGCGTACAGTTTTTAATGAGGTGAATGGTTTTGATACCGCTTATTTTATGTATGGCGAAGACATAGATTTGAGTTATAAAATTTTAAAAAAAGGATATCAAAACTATTACTTTTCTAAAACGCAAGTAATTCATTATAAAGGCGAGAGCACTAGAAGAGATACAAAATATTTAAGATATTTTTATAGAGCTATGAAAATATTTTACAGTAAACATTTTAAATTGAATCGTATTTATGATTTTGCAATGAGTTTTGGAATTGAATTTTGGTTTTTGCTAAAATATTTGAAATTTATACAATTTAAAGAGGAATCACAGCTAACGTTTAACGTGCTTTATCTTGGAAGAAACAAATTGATAAAAAGTTATTTGGGTAAAAAGTATTTACTAATTAATGAAGAGTTAATGGGTAATTTCAATCAAATAAAAACAATAATTAAACAAAAAAAAATAGATACTATTATTTTTGATAATGAAGTTGTTACTAATAAAAAAATAATTACACATTTTGAAGCTTTAAAAGGTGAAAATGTAATTTTTAAAATACATCCTAAAAGCACTAATTTTTTGATTGGAAGTACAAGTGTTCAAAAAAGAGGGCTTGTAGAAATAATTAAATAATATGCTATTTTTCAATTCTAATTCTTGCGTCTACTGCTAAAATTTCTTTCGAATTTCCTAGTAACGGATTTAAATCTAATTCAACAATTTCTGGTGCAACACTCACTAGGTATGAGACCTTTGTAATTATTTCGGCAAATAAAATTGGATTAACACCTTCTTGGTTTCTAACTCCTTTAATAATTTTATATGATTTTAAGTTTTTAATCATTTCGGTAGCTTCATTTATAGAAACAGGTGCCAATGATGAACTTATATCTTTGATAACCTCAATAAAAATTCCACCTAAACCACATAGAATTAAATGTCCAAAACTGCCTTCTTTTTTAACTCCAATAAATAATTCAATCCCTTTTTTCATAGGTTGAATTAACACAGCTTTGGCACTTCCAATTTTCATAATTTTAGAATAGGAATCTAAGAGTTTATCAATAGAATTTATATTTAAAATAATACCACCAACATCACTTTTGTGAATAGAGCCAACAATTTTCATAACTACGGGTAATCCAAGTTTTTTACTTGCTAAAATGCATTCTTCTTTTGAATTACAAATAACTTCATTTACTACTGGAATTTTAGCTGCAATTAATAACTCTTTAATTTGTTGAGGCGGTAAAAAACCATTGGTTGAATTTTCAATAATCCTTCTAATTGTTTTTAAATTAACTGTAAATGAGTTTACATCTTTAATAGCAGTATTTGTAGGGTTCAATGTTTTAGCTAAAGCATTTCCAAATAAAACCTCATCAGGAAACATTACATTTCCTTTCGAAATGAAATAATCAATTTCTTTTTTTACATTCACAACTGATGGTAAAACTGGAAAAATAGGTTTATTACAAGTCCTCATTTTTTTATGAAGTATATCATAAACATCGTATACTTCAAATAAACCCGGACTACCAAAAATAACCACCATTGCGTCAATTCCTGAAAATTTATTTTCGCAATAATCAATAATGGTTTCTAATTGTTCTGCATTTCCTGTTGCTAAAAAATCTATAGGATTTGATACCGATGAGCCTAAATATAATTTAGAGAGTAGCTCATCGCTATCTTTACCACTAATTTCGGGTACATTTAGTCCGTTTTTCGACAACGTATCAGTGAGCATTACAGCAGGCCCACCAGCATGTGTAATTATGGCTATGTTTTTACCTTTTAATGCAGGAAGCATAAAAATGGAGGCAACTGTAATTAATTCATTTCTACCATAACAACGCACAATACCCGCTTTTTTAAACAAGGCATCAACAGCATTATCAGAATTAGCTAAAGCGCCTGTATGTGAACTTGCGGCTCTACTTCCTGCTGATGAACTCCCTGCTTTTATAGCGGCAATTTTACAACCTTTTTGAATTAAAGATGATGCGTGTTTTAATAATTTTTTAGGGTTTTCAATACTTTCAATATAGAGTAATTTTACTTTAGAACTTTTTATATCATCAAAAGTATTATCTAAATGTTCTAGCACTTCCTCAACACCAATTTGAGCGGAATTACCAACAGAGTAAACACTAGAAAAAGTAAGACCAGTTGACATAGCAGCTTCAATAATAAAAACGGCAGTTGCTCCAGATCCAGAAATAAAATCTACTCCTTTTGAATTTAGTTTTGGTATTGGCCTTGTAAAAACTCCAACATAATTTTGATTTATGAAACCAATATTATTTGGTCCCAAAAGTGTACCTCCAGCATTATTTATTTCGTTGACTATTTCTTGTTCTAATTTTTTTCCCTCCGCATCTTTTTCACTATAACCTGCTGAAAAAATAATAAATCCTTTCGTGTTTTTTGTGTGTGTTAGTATTTTAGTTGTTTCTAACGTAAATTTTGCAGAAATAGCAATTATAGCTAAATCAACTTTAGGAATTTGAGAAACTTCTTGGTAACACTTTATGCCTTGAACCTCAGTTTCTTTAGGATTAACAGCTATCAACTTTCCTTTAAAATTATGTTCAATTAAATTTTTAAGAACACTTCCACCAGGAGTTTGAATATTATTTGATGCTCCAATAACAACAATGCTTTTTGGATTAATTAGGTTTTTGTGTAACATTTATAAAAATACTTGCTAAGATACGGTTTCAGTTGCTATTTCTTTTCCTTTATTAAAAGCGTCTATATTTTTAGTTACAATACGATCTCCTTTGCGCTGAAAAAGGGTTTTAATTGCTTGTTTTAAACTTTCTTCACTTAATGGAATAATTGATGAAGCAGCACCTAATAAAACGATGTTTGTAGCTTTGGAATTACCTAAGTCTTTGGCTATTTTTTTTGCATCAATTAAAATATGATTAGGGTATGATTTTATTTCAGTATATAACTCTTCTAACTCAGGATAATCAGTAATATTTAAAAAAGGATTTGAATCAGTTATCAAATATCCATCTTTTTTTAAGAAGGGTAAATAGCGCAATAATTCCATAGGTTCTACAGAAATTATCATATCTGCTTTTCCTTGTGGAATTAAATCGGAATAAATTTTAGTGTCTGAAATTCGAACATGAGACTGCACTGCTCCACCTCGTTGACTCATACCGTGAACTTCAGATTGTTTTAAATGTAAGTTAGATGCTAATGCAGCTGTGTCTAAAATTGCAGCAATAGTTAAAATTCCTTGTCCTCCAACTCCTGCTAATAATATATTTGTTTTCATTTATTACAGTTAATTTAATGAAACGTTTTTTATTTTTTTTAATTTGTCTTTCTTTTCTTTTGGTAATTGAACACATGGGCGTTGAGAAATAATTACTGAAACACCGTTGTAATTAAGTTCTTCACGAATTAAATCTATATTTTGATCTAAATTTTTATGAAGGGGAGTTATTACTTTCAAGTGATTTTCTTCAACACCTAATCCTCTGCAAATATCAATCAGCCTTCCAGAAGCTGAGGAATCTTGTGCACCTGTCATTGCAATGGCAGAATTGTCTGAAATTATAACCGTTATAGGTGTTTTTTCAATAACAGCGTTTAACAAGCCAGTCATTCCAGAATGAGTGAATGTTGAATCTCCAATAATTGCAATTGAAGGATGTATACCGGCATCCGCAGCGCCTTTTGCCATTGTAATAGAAGCTCCCATTTCTATAAGTGCATCTATGCTGTTATAAGGAGGTAGTGCACCTAAGGCATAGCAGCCAATATCACCAAAAACTTGCTGACTTTCTGTTTCTGTTTTTAATTTATTGATGGCATCAAATAAATCGCGATGGCCACAACCTACACATAATTCAGGAGGTCTTCCTGATACTACTTTTGGAAGATTTTCGTCAATTACAATATCAAATCCCAGTGCATTTGCAATATTGTCTGGGTTTAGCTCTCCAACACGAGGAATAGCTCCACTTAAGCGTCCAATAACATTTCTATTTTCACCTAAAAAATCGGAGATAGCTTCTTCAATAAAAGGATAACCATCTTCTAACACCAATATTTTTTTACAAGTATTGAATAATTTTTTGATTGGTTTTTTAGGAATTGGATATTGTGAAATTTTTAGAATAGGGTAAGGGCATTTACCACTTTCAAAATTTTCCATTAAATAGTTATAAGCTATTCCAGAAGCTATAATTCCTAAAGAAGTATTAGGACCTTTAATAAATTCATTGAAATAGCTATTTTCGGAGTTTTCGAGGATATCAGATTGAATATTAACTAAATAGTTGTACCTATTTCTAGCGTACATTGGGATTAATGAAAATTGAGTTGCATTTTTTGGTAGGTGAATGTTATTTTGTTTTATGCTATTTCCTACGTTAACTCCAGCTCTTGAATGTGATAATCTGGTTACCATTCTCAATAAAACAGGTAAACTATATTTTTCAGATAAATCAAAAGCATATTTTGTAATATCATAAGCTTCTTGTTGGTTAGAAGGTTCTAACATAGGCACCATAGCAAATTTTCCATAAAAACGAGAATCCTGTTCATTTTGTGATGAATGCATAGAAGGATCATCGGCAACTACTACAACTAAGCCACCATTAATGCCGGAAACAGACATATTCATAAACACATCAGCAGCAACATTTAATCCAACATGTTTCATAACAGCCATAGCTCTTTTACCTGCGTATGACATGCCAAGAGCTGATTCCATTGCTGTTTTTTCATTAACAGACCATTGTGAATGAATAGTGAGTTCTTTAGCTAATTTTGAACGTTGAATGTATTCTGTAATTTCTGTTGATGGAGTTCCTGGATACGCATAAACACCTGATAACCCAGCATCAATGGCTCCTTGTGCTAAAGCTTCATTGCCTAATAGAAGTTTTTTCATAAAATTCTAGTTTATATAATTGTCTATATTGTGTTGTAAAATTAATTAAATATTTTCAATTTTTGTATGATTAAAGTCATACATATAACACGTAATATATTGACAAACAGAATATTATATCAGCAATAGAATATGTAAAAAATTATAGATTAGAAAGGTGTTTAAACTTTTTTTGTAGTAAATTAATATTAAAAGTAATAAGTTTTTAAGAATTTGTTATTTGAGAAGTTTTGAGCTTAATTGTTGTCCCAATTATTTTTATTTCTAATATTTTTGTATAATTTAATTCCTAGCATTAATAATATAGAAACACTAACAATACCAATAACTCCAAAAATCCAACCTAATGAATTTTTGAGTATCACTAAAAAAACACAAGCAAATAAAATAATTGTAGCAACTTCATTCCAAATTCTTAAGGCAAATGAAGAGTATTTTAAATATCCTTTTTCAATTTGATTGTACATAATTTGACAAGTCCAGTGGTAGGCAAAAAGTAAAGCAACAAACCCTAATTTAATGAGCATCCAGTTAGTTTGTAACCATGCAGGTTGTAAAATTAATAACCAAATGGCAAAGCCTGTAGCCAAAATAGCAGAAGGCCATGTTATAATATACCAAAGCCTTTTTATCATTAACTTATATTGCTTTAATAATATATTTTTTTCTATTTCAGGTTTTTCTTCAGCTTCTTTATAATAAATAAATAATCTAATAATATAGAATAAACCGGCAAACCAAGTTGTAATAAAAATGATGTGAAGTGATTTTATGTATAAATATGTCATAATTTATTAGGAAAGATATTTAAAGTTCAAAAATACCAATAATTAAGATAAAATAATGCTACGGGTTCAATTTTATAAAAATAGCGTATATTATAGAATCTAACTAAAATTATAACATAACTTTGCAACGTCAACGAGGGAATAACATATTTTAGAAAAGATATGAAATATATTTCGCGTACTGTTTGGGTTTTATCGCTTGTTAGTTTGTTTACTGATACGGCAAGTGAAATGTTGTATCCAGTAATGCCAATTTATTTAAAATCTATTGGTTTTTCAATTGTACTTATAGGAATTCTTGAAGGTTTGGCTGAAGCAGTTGCTGGGTTAAGTAAAGGTTATTTTGGTAAGCTGTCAGATCAATCGGCTAGGAGAGTCCCTTTTGTTCAAATTGGTTACACTTTTAGCGCAATTTCAAAACCTATGATGGCTATTTTTGTGTATCCACTTTGGATTTTCTTTGCAAGAACTTTAGATCGTTTTGGTAAAGGTATAAGAACCGGAGCCAGAGATGCAATTCTTTCAGATGAAGCTACGCTAAAAACCAAAGGGAAAATATTTGGGTTTCATAGATCTATGGATACTTTAGGAGCAGTTTTTGGACCGTTGTTTGCATTACTTTATTTATATTTCTATCCAAATAATTATAAAACACTATTTTACATAGCGTTTATTCCTGGTATTTTAGCTGTGATTTCAACCTCTTTTCTCAAAGAAAAGAAAACGAAACTTCATAAAATAAAAAAAGCAGTATCTTTTTTTTCATTTCTAAACTATTGGAAGGAAAGTCCGGTAGTTTACAGAAAAGTTGTGATAGGGCTTTTATTTTTTACACTATTTAACAGTTCAGATGTGTTTTTGTTGTTAAAAGCAAAGCAAGCTGGTTTAAGTGATACGCAGGTTATAGGTGTTTATATCTTTTATAATTTAATTTATGCATTAAGTGCATTTCCGGCAGGAATTATAGCTGACAAAATTGGTTTAAAAAAGATGTTTATAATAGGTCTTGTATTTTTTGCAGTTGTTTATTTAGGAATGGGATTTAGTACAAATCTATACATTATTATGGGATTGTTTTTGCTATATGGCATCTACGCGTCTGCAACAGAAGGTATTTCAAAAGCTTGGATTAGTAATATTACTTCAAAAAAAGATACTGCTACTGCAATTGGTACTTATGCTGGATTTCAAAGTATTTTTACAATGTTAGCTAGTTCTTTTGCCGGACTTATTTGGTATAAATTTGGAGCAAATACATCTTTTTTTGTAACCAGTTTTGCAACAAGTATAGTTATAATTTATTTTATTTTTTTAAGAGAAATTAAAAGTAAAGGCTCAATATTAAATTAATTTTTAGAATTCCAATTATTTATCCATTTAGATAGTGTTTTCGCCCACTGGTTATTATCATTCAAACAAGGTATTGTAGCAAAGTGTTTCCCACCATTTTGAATGAAAGAATGTTTAGCTTCTATACCAATTTCTTCTAATGTTTCCAAACAATCAGAAACAAATGCTGGAGTAACAACAGCCAAATTTTTAATGCCATTTTTTGCAAACTTATCAATAGTTTGGTCTGTATAAGGTTGTAACCAAGGGTCACGTCCTAATCTAGATTGAAATGAAGTGCTAAAAGTGTTTTCTTTTAAATTTAACTGTTTTGCAACTAGTTTTGTTGTTTCATAACATTGATGTCTGTAACAAAATTTGTGAGCTTCAGAAGGAGTATTACAACAACTATTGTCTATTTTACAATGAGATTTTGTGATATCTGATTTTTTAATATGTCTTTCAGGAACCCCATGGTAAGAAAAAAGTAAGTGTTCAGGTTGTAGAATATCAAGTTCCTTTTTTATACTGTTACTTAAAACTTTAATGTAACTTTCATTATTGTAAAAGGCAGGAAGATGAGTTAGTTTTATATGAGAAAAATGTTTTTCAACAATTTTATTTGCTAAAACAACAATTGTTTCAGTTGTTGCCATAGCAAATTGAGGATATAGAGGAATTAATAAAATCTCCGTAATACCTTGATTTGCTAATTTTTCAATACCATTTTTTATAGATGGATTTCCGTAACGCATGGCTAATTCAACAGGTAAATCAGTTTCTTGCTGTACTTTTTTTAGTAACCTTTCAGAAAGTACTATTAAAGGAGATCCTTCTTTCCACCAAATTTTTTTATAGGCTTCAGCAGATTTTTTTGGACGTGTGTTTAAAATGATGCCTTTAACCAATAGGAAGCGTGAAATATAAGGCAAATCAATCACGCGTTTATCCATTAAAAATTCACCTAAATATTTTTTCACATCTTTAACTGATGTACTATTTGGTGATCCTAAATTTACTAGTAAAACTCCTTTCATTAATATTTATGATTTTGCAAATTGTTTAGGTGTGATTTCAAATTTTCTTTTAAAAGCAGCAATAAAATGACTTGATGTACTATAGCCCAAATATAAAGCTATTTCATTAACGTTCAATTGTCTTTCTAGTAATAATTTTTTTGCTAATTCCATTTTGTAATTAAGTAAAAAAGTAAATACAGGAACTCCATAAAACTCCTTAAATTCAGTTTTTAACTTTTTAATATTTAAACCAACTTCCTTTGCTAATTGAGGTAGAGAAGGAGGGTTATTCATTTTCTTAATAATAAGTTGTTTAGCGTGTTTAATTTTACTGGCAGTTTCTTCATTGGCAATATACGGACAAGATTCGTTTTCACTTTCAGAAGTTGAGGAGAAATAATAACTTAACAGTTCAAATACTTTTCCTTTTATATAAATTAATTTAAGTAATTCAGGTGATTGTTTAAGGGTTAGCTGACTTAAAATTAATTTAATAACAGAACTTATTTTTTTTGGTTCTATAATTGGATTTCCAGTTTTAAAGCTACTAAAGTTAAAAAGAAAATTTCCTTCAATTGAAAATAAAGAATGGAAATATTCGATAGAAATTAAAATTACAATTAATTCAGAGTCAGGAGGTAAATTAAAAAAAACATTCATTTCATTGTCTTTAAAGTATACCATACTTGAATTACCTGAGTCTAAATTTATAGCGCAGTGTTCTAAGTTAAAAGCTATTCTACATGTTTTGTTGTTGCAGAAAAATAATTGAATGTAATTATTCTTTAATTGTATCGTAAACAAATCGTTAGATAAAGATAAGTTATTGAATTTTAACACCTTAAAGGTTTCTTCTTCATTGAAAATACAGTGTGTACTTTTGTCGATGTTTTTGTAATTGTTTAAACTTGTCTCCATAGGTTGTTTTTGTTAAAAAAGAGCATTTGTTGTCTGTGTAAAAGTAATGAATAAAAGTTAATACATAAAAGATTATTAATAATTAATGATATTTGTCATATTAATTAATCCTTTATACAGTGTAAGTTTATTTGAGTTTTTAGAAATTATTTAGATTTACAATTGTTTAAAATACACAATACAAACTTATGGCGACAATAAAAGTACTTTTGTCGATATTATGTCTCTAAATATAGTTGTACTTTTGTCGATACTTATTGGTAACAACATTTTATTATGAGTCATGAAAACATGCCTACAAAATTATACAACGTAGGGTTAAGTTATAAAAAAGCAGATGTAAAAGTTCGCGGCGAATTTAGTATTACAAAAGAGAATCAAAAATTATTATTAGAAGATGCAAAAGAAAAGGGTATTGATGGCATTTTTGTATTGTCTACGTGTAATAGAACAGAGATAACAGGCTTTGCAAAACATCCGTTCGAGTTAATTAGTCTTTTAATAAAATATTCAAAAGGTAATGTTGAAGAATTTATTAAGGTTTCAAATGTTTATAAAAATAAAGACGCTGTAAAACATTTGTTCAATATTGGAACAGGATTAGATAGTCAAATTTTAGGTGATTATGAAATAGTAGGCCAGT contains the following coding sequences:
- a CDS encoding glycosyltransferase family 2 protein, whose product is MDLSVIIVNYNVQYFLEQCLLSVQAASTNLDVEIIVVDNNSTDESCKLVSEKFAKVHLIKNKINLGFSKANNQGVEIAEGEFILILNPDTVVAEDTFTQILSFAKTKQNLGILGVKLIDGSGSFLPESKRGIPTPRVAFNKLFGISSKQTGKYYATHLNEDETGVVDILVGAFMLLKRTVFNEVNGFDTAYFMYGEDIDLSYKILKKGYQNYYFSKTQVIHYKGESTRRDTKYLRYFYRAMKIFYSKHFKLNRIYDFAMSFGIEFWFLLKYLKFIQFKEESQLTFNVLYLGRNKLIKSYLGKKYLLINEELMGNFNQIKTIIKQKKIDTIIFDNEVVTNKKIITHFEALKGENVIFKIHPKSTNFLIGSTSVQKRGLVEIIK
- a CDS encoding acetate--CoA ligase family protein, which produces MLHKNLINPKSIVVIGASNNIQTPGGSVLKNLIEHNFKGKLIAVNPKETEVQGIKCYQEVSQIPKVDLAIIAISAKFTLETTKILTHTKNTKGFIIFSAGYSEKDAEGKKLEQEIVNEINNAGGTLLGPNNIGFINQNYVGVFTRPIPKLNSKGVDFISGSGATAVFIIEAAMSTGLTFSSVYSVGNSAQIGVEEVLEHLDNTFDDIKSSKVKLLYIESIENPKKLLKHASSLIQKGCKIAAIKAGSSSAGSRAASSHTGALANSDNAVDALFKKAGIVRCYGRNELITVASIFMLPALKGKNIAIITHAGGPAVMLTDTLSKNGLNVPEISGKDSDELLSKLYLGSSVSNPIDFLATGNAEQLETIIDYCENKFSGIDAMVVIFGSPGLFEVYDVYDILHKKMRTCNKPIFPVLPSVVNVKKEIDYFISKGNVMFPDEVLFGNALAKTLNPTNTAIKDVNSFTVNLKTIRRIIENSTNGFLPPQQIKELLIAAKIPVVNEVICNSKEECILASKKLGLPVVMKIVGSIHKSDVGGIILNINSIDKLLDSYSKIMKIGSAKAVLIQPMKKGIELFIGVKKEGSFGHLILCGLGGIFIEVIKDISSSLAPVSINEATEMIKNLKSYKIIKGVRNQEGVNPILFAEIITKVSYLVSVAPEIVELDLNPLLGNSKEILAVDARIRIEK
- a CDS encoding indolepyruvate oxidoreductase subunit beta, which produces MKTNILLAGVGGQGILTIAAILDTAALASNLHLKQSEVHGMSQRGGAVQSHVRISDTKIYSDLIPQGKADMIISVEPMELLRYLPFLKKDGYLITDSNPFLNITDYPELEELYTEIKSYPNHILIDAKKIAKDLGNSKATNIVLLGAASSIIPLSEESLKQAIKTLFQRKGDRIVTKNIDAFNKGKEIATETVS
- a CDS encoding thiamine pyrophosphate-dependent enzyme; the encoded protein is MKKLLLGNEALAQGAIDAGLSGVYAYPGTPSTEITEYIQRSKLAKELTIHSQWSVNEKTAMESALGMSYAGKRAMAVMKHVGLNVAADVFMNMSVSGINGGLVVVVADDPSMHSSQNEQDSRFYGKFAMVPMLEPSNQQEAYDITKYAFDLSEKYSLPVLLRMVTRLSHSRAGVNVGNSIKQNNIHLPKNATQFSLIPMYARNRYNYLVNIQSDILENSENSYFNEFIKGPNTSLGIIASGIAYNYLMENFESGKCPYPILKISQYPIPKKPIKKLFNTCKKILVLEDGYPFIEEAISDFLGENRNVIGRLSGAIPRVGELNPDNIANALGFDIVIDENLPKVVSGRPPELCVGCGHRDLFDAINKLKTETESQQVFGDIGCYALGALPPYNSIDALIEMGASITMAKGAADAGIHPSIAIIGDSTFTHSGMTGLLNAVIEKTPITVIISDNSAIAMTGAQDSSASGRLIDICRGLGVEENHLKVITPLHKNLDQNIDLIREELNYNGVSVIISQRPCVQLPKEKKDKLKKIKNVSLN
- a CDS encoding CopD family protein, producing the protein MTYLYIKSLHIIFITTWFAGLFYIIRLFIYYKEAEEKPEIEKNILLKQYKLMIKRLWYIITWPSAILATGFAIWLLILQPAWLQTNWMLIKLGFVALLFAYHWTCQIMYNQIEKGYLKYSSFALRIWNEVATIILFACVFLVILKNSLGWIFGVIGIVSVSILLMLGIKLYKNIRNKNNWDNN
- a CDS encoding MFS transporter, which produces MKYISRTVWVLSLVSLFTDTASEMLYPVMPIYLKSIGFSIVLIGILEGLAEAVAGLSKGYFGKLSDQSARRVPFVQIGYTFSAISKPMMAIFVYPLWIFFARTLDRFGKGIRTGARDAILSDEATLKTKGKIFGFHRSMDTLGAVFGPLFALLYLYFYPNNYKTLFYIAFIPGILAVISTSFLKEKKTKLHKIKKAVSFFSFLNYWKESPVVYRKVVIGLLFFTLFNSSDVFLLLKAKQAGLSDTQVIGVYIFYNLIYALSAFPAGIIADKIGLKKMFIIGLVFFAVVYLGMGFSTNLYIIMGLFLLYGIYASATEGISKAWISNITSKKDTATAIGTYAGFQSIFTMLASSFAGLIWYKFGANTSFFVTSFATSIVIIYFIFLREIKSKGSILN
- the hemH gene encoding ferrochelatase; translation: MKGVLLVNLGSPNSTSVKDVKKYLGEFLMDKRVIDLPYISRFLLVKGIILNTRPKKSAEAYKKIWWKEGSPLIVLSERLLKKVQQETDLPVELAMRYGNPSIKNGIEKLANQGITEILLIPLYPQFAMATTETIVVLANKIVEKHFSHIKLTHLPAFYNNESYIKVLSNSIKKELDILQPEHLLFSYHGVPERHIKKSDITKSHCKIDNSCCNTPSEAHKFCYRHQCYETTKLVAKQLNLKENTFSTSFQSRLGRDPWLQPYTDQTIDKFAKNGIKNLAVVTPAFVSDCLETLEEIGIEAKHSFIQNGGKHFATIPCLNDNNQWAKTLSKWINNWNSKN
- a CDS encoding helix-turn-helix transcriptional regulator, coding for METSLNNYKNIDKSTHCIFNEEETFKVLKFNNLSLSNDLFTIQLKNNYIQLFFCNNKTCRIAFNLEHCAINLDSGNSSMVYFKDNEMNVFFNLPPDSELIVILISIEYFHSLFSIEGNFLFNFSSFKTGNPIIEPKKISSVIKLILSQLTLKQSPELLKLIYIKGKVFELLSYYFSSTSESENESCPYIANEETASKIKHAKQLIIKKMNNPPSLPQLAKEVGLNIKKLKTEFKEFYGVPVFTFLLNYKMELAKKLLLERQLNVNEIALYLGYSTSSHFIAAFKRKFEITPKQFAKS